A single window of Opisthocomus hoazin isolate bOpiHoa1 chromosome 5, bOpiHoa1.hap1, whole genome shotgun sequence DNA harbors:
- the LOC104329597 gene encoding 5-hydroxytryptamine receptor 7 produces MLLRASPRRFLEHHLLFLENAEQQHPARKSVPNPSMTEEPSVPAEPDLPSSNLTNTTDCGEEILLYGDTEKIVIGAVLSIIILMTIAGNGLVIISVCIVKKLRQPSNYLVVSLAAADLSVAFAVMPFVTITDLVGGEWLFGKVFCNVFIAMDVMCCTASIMTLCIISVDRYLGITRPLTYPVRQNGKLMAKMVFIVWLLSASITLPPLFGWAKNVTVERVCLISQDFGYTVYSTGVAFYIPMAVMLVMYSRIYKAAKVSAEKHRFMNFPKHYEEEGVYCLEASSRSHHSSKRTKAVEECATLSKLLRQDRKNISIFKREQKAARTLGIIVGAFTFCWLPFFLMSTARPFICGIRCSCMPLRLERTLLWLGYTNSLINPLIYAFFNRDLRTTFWNLLRCKYRNINRRLSAASMHEALKATERHECIL; encoded by the exons ATGTTGCTAAGGGCCAGCCCCAGGCGGTTTCTGGAGCACCATCTTCTCTTTTTGGAGAacgcagagcagcagcacccagctcgGAAATCGGTCCCGAATCCATCCATGACTGAGGAACCCTCCGTCCCAGCCGAGCCAGACCTGCCGTCCTCCAACCTTACCAACACGACGGACTGCGGCGAGGAGATCCTGCTCTATGGGGACACTGAGAAGATCGTCATTGGAGCGGTGCTCTCCATCATCATCCTTATGACCATCGCCGGCAACGGTCTGGTCATCATCTCTGTGTGCATCGTCAAGAAGCTCCGGCAGCCCTCCAACTACCTGGTGGTGTCCCTCGCAGCCGCAGACCTGTCAGTGGCCTTCGCTGTCATGCCCTTCGTGACCATCACAGACTTGGTGGGGGGAGAATGGCTCTTTGGGAAAGTTTTTTGCAATGTCTTCATCGCCATGGACGTTATGTGTTGCACCGCCTCCATCATGACCTTGTGCATCATCAGTGTGGACAG GTATCTGGGGATCACTCGGCCGCTGACGTACCCTGTGAGACAAAATGGGAAGCTGATGGCCAAGATGGTCTTCATCGTTTGGCTCCTGTCTGCCTCCAtcactcttcctcctctttttggcTGGGCCAAGAATGTGACTGTGGAAAGAGTCTGTCTCATCAGCCAGGACTTTGGGTACACAGTCTACTCCACGGGGGTTGCCTTCTACATCCCCATGGCGGTCATGCTCGTGATGTACAGCCGGATCTACAAAGCTGCCAAGGTCAGCGCCGAGAAGCACCGCTTCATGAACTTCCCCAAGCACTATGAAGAGGAGGGCGTCTACTGCCTGGAGGCCTCCAGCCGGAGCCACCACAGCTCCAAGCGTACCAAAGCGGTGGAGGAATGCGCCACGCTCTCCAAACTGCTCCGGCAAGACCGAAAGAATATTTCCATCTTCAAACgggagcagaaagcagccaggaCCCTCGGCATTATTGTGGGGGCTTTTACATTTTGTTGGCTTCCTTTCTTCCTGATGTCAACGGCTCGGCCTTTCATCTGCGGCATCCGCTGTAGCTGCATGCCCCTGCGGCTGGAGAGAACTCTGCTCTGGCTGGGATACACCAACTCCCTCATCAACCCCTTgatttatgctttctttaaccgAGACTTGAGGACTACTTTCTGGAACCTCCTGCGGTGCAAGTACAGGAACATCAACAGGAGGCTCTCCGCTGCCAGCATGCATGAGGCTCTGAAAGCCACAGAGAGGCATGAATGCATTCTGTAG